Proteins encoded together in one Plectropomus leopardus isolate mb chromosome 19, YSFRI_Pleo_2.0, whole genome shotgun sequence window:
- the LOC121958410 gene encoding suppressor of cytokine signaling 3-like: MVAFSGRNTLAMSSVTSPESRVQGSNFTPHHYKPFSSHAHYQQVMRALRRLQESGFYWGAVGGREASSLLRSEPPGTFLIRDSSDHHHFFTLSVQTARGTKNLRIHSEGGGFFLQPDPQNTQELPQFDCVLKLVAHYMGKGSDAGRTRDGACGGNSREGEKKGCSVYLIHTGGERIPLELRRPLISSLSSLQHMCRRTLNNLGGSERAEQLPHTLRDFLEEYDAPI; the protein is encoded by the exons ATGGTAGCGTTCAGCGGACGCAACACCCTCGCCATGAGCAGCGTGACCTCTCCGGAGAGCAGGGTTCAGGGGTCCAACTTTACCCCGCATCACTACAAGCCCTTCAGCTCGCATGCACACTACCAGCAG GTGATGCGTGCATTGCGTAGGCTACAGGAGAGTGGGTTTTACTGGGGGGCTGTTGGAGGCCGGGAGGCCAGCTCCCTGCTGCGCTCTGAACCGCCCGGTACCTTCCTGATCCGCGACTCCTCGGACCACCACCACTTCTTCACCCTCTCAGTCCAGACTGCTCGAGGAACCAAGAACCTGCGCATCCACAGCGAGGGAGGCGGCTTCTTCTTACAACCGGACCCCCAAAACACCCAAGAGCTGCCACAGTTTGATTGTGTGCTGAAACTCGTAGCGCACTACATGGGGAAAGGGTCGGACGCTGGAAGGACCCGTGACGGGGCGTGTGGAGGGAATTCaagggagggagaaaagaagGGGTGCAGTGTGTATCTGATCCACACCGGCGGGGAAAGGATTCCCTTGGAACTGCGTCGGCCCCTCATTAGTTCCCTCTCGTCCCTGCAGCACATGTGCAGGAGGACCCTGAACAACCTGGGGGGGTCGGAGCGAGCCGAGCAGCTCCCGCACACACTCAGAGACTTCCTGGAGGAGTACGATGCTCCTATATGA